ATCTCCATTACTCCTCATGTTATCACACTCATACTCCTCACACTCATGTTATCACCCTCACAAACATCATACCCTCATGCTATCACTCTATACCTACACTCCCTATACACCTACAATACCTCTCATATTCACTCATCTACTCCTCACTACTCAAGTACCCTCACTGCAGCACCTCATTTACCCTCCACAGACCCTTCATACCTCACACTCATACCACTCATACCTCTCATACCCTCACTCTTCATACCCTCACTCTCATACCTCACACTCATACCTCACACTCATgccactcacactcatactcctctactctcatactctcactctcatacCCCTCACTCCTCCATACCCTATTCTCATACCACTCTCCATACCACACTGGCACACTCATAccccactcacactcatactcacacctTCATACTTCACACTCACTACTCTCATGCCACTCATACTCATACCCTCACTCTCATACCCTCACTCTCATACCCTCACTCTCATACCCTCACTCTCATACCCTCACTCTCATACCCTCACACTCATACCCTCACACTCATACCCTCACACTCATACCCTCACACTCATACCCTCACTCTCATACCCTCACTCTCATACCCTCACTCTCATACCCTCACACTCATACCCTCACTCTCATACCCTCACTCTCAtaccctcacactcactctctctaactctcacactactcactttcactcacactcactcactctcaatcacactcactcactctcaatcacactcactcactctcactcgcacactcacagtcacagtcacactcactcactctcaatcacactcacactcactctcactcgcacactcacagtcacactcactatcccacaaacacccacacctaaCCTTCACTCACTCCCGCAACATAACACAACAAACCTTCTGTAATTTCTACACAATAGCTACGTGATTCTTCCTCGCGTTTCCAGGAAAAGAAACGGCGTGTTTCGCTTTGTAAATTTTTATCTCGAGAGAATATCTTGTTAGATAACCGCTCTGTcatgagtggaaggaaggaaggccccCTGAAATATTGATGGAGCGGCAGACAAGCAGACTGATCTGGAGATAACTGAACTTTTGGGACGCAGTTGGACACGCGAAAAcacgtatacatacgcacacgcacacgcacgcacatgcacgcacacacgcacacgcacacgtacgagcacacgcacacgcacacgcacacgcacacgcacacacacatacatatacatatttgcataagtacatacacacgtctatatatagagaccttgcatacacatacacatatatgcatacgtatatacacgcacacacccttacacgcttacacagacatatacatgcacacaagaagaaggagggtggaggggatggcgggagggagggagggagggaaggaaaaggatagagagagaaagatagcgagagagagagagagagagaaagatagcgagagagagagagagagagagaaagatagcgagagagagagagagagagagagagagagagagagagagagagagagagagagagagagagagagagagagagagagagagagagagagataaagcgagagagagagagagagagagagtgagagagattagcagagagagagagagagagagagagatagcgagagagagagagagagatagcgagagagagagataagaagatagcgagattgtttatatatatatatatatatatacatatatattaaaatatatgagAGCCTAgatgagatagcgagagagatagcgagagatagcgagagagatagcagagagagagagagagagagagagagagagagagagagagagagagagagagagagagagagagagagagagagagagagagagagagtagagagagagagagaggtaggatctAATGTACAAACAGAaaagttgaaagagaaagaatgagaaagacactgaaacaagaaaacaaacagaaaaacagacggaCGAGtatagaaaacgaagacgaaaaaaaaagaaatatagaaagaaagaaataagaaataaaaaaaggagacaaaaacacagagagaaagagcgaagggcaATAAACCAAGATCAAGCGTCATTTTTCCCTTTGCTTCCATTGACAATGCTGTCACGGGAGGTCtcaatgggaggaggggagggtagcacAGGGCTGGTGGCAGAGGCAGCGGCTACCACAGACgatggaatggaaggggagggaatggaaggggagggggaggggagggaatggaaggggagggggagggaatggaagggagggggagggaatggaaggagagggagggaatggaaggggaggggagggaatggaaggggaggaggagggaatgaagggaggagggaatggaaggggtaggagggaatggaatgggagggaggggaatggaaggggagggggagggaggagaaatggaaggaggagggaatggaaggggaggggagggaatggaagggaggggagggaatggaaggggagggggagggaatggaagggaggggaggggaaaggacgacagaggaggggagggaatggaaggaggggagggaaaggtgacgagaggagggaggggaagaggaaggggaagagagaggaagagagagggggaggggaaggagaagggacagggggaagagaggggagggaaggagaaggagaagggaaagggaaaagagaggagtagaagatgaagaagaggaggggaggggaaaggaggagacggTGTCAGAAGTGGTAGCtccattcaacaacaacaacaacaaaaaaacggtggcaggaggaggtggcagaggcTACAACAGACACAAGACCgatggcagaggcagaggcagaggcagaggcagaggcagaggcagaggcagaggcagaggcagaggcagaggcagaggcagaggcagaggcagaggcagaggcagaggcagaggcggaggcagaggcagaggcggcTGTGTGGCGTGGTGGGTCACGGCTGATGACGCACCTGACGTGACACAACAGCCCTTCAACCCGGGTGCAGGCGGTAGGGAGAtgtgagggggaggtagggagaggaggagagagaggatgggaggcaggtggaagagtggagagggggaggtgggagggggaagaggagagggggagtgtgtggaggtagggggaagagggagagggggagggtgaggtgagggaagagggagaggggggagggcggggaggtagggaagagggagagggggaggtgggaggtggc
The DNA window shown above is from Penaeus vannamei isolate JL-2024 chromosome 12, ASM4276789v1, whole genome shotgun sequence and carries:
- the LOC138863568 gene encoding putative uncharacterized protein FLJ46204, giving the protein MFKIHTHVITLLIPHFSYHLHFTSCYLTIPSLMFIPSLLIPHVTLIPPISITPHVITLILLTLIPFIPHTHTTHTSHTLTLHTLTLIPHTHTSHSCHSHSYSSTLILSLSYPSLLHTLFSYHSPYHTGTLIPHSHSYSHLHTSHSLLSCHSYSYPHSHTLTLIPSLSYPHSHTLTLIPSHSYPHTHTLTLIPSHSYPHSHTLTLIPSLSYPHTHTLTLIPSLSYPHTHSL